The Pseudosulfitobacter pseudonitzschiae genome includes a region encoding these proteins:
- a CDS encoding cell division protein FtsQ/DivIB, whose protein sequence is MQSLIRRNKTPKADPAPSRWAWRLQRLMLTPGFRFGLRFGVPFTLAVAAGAIYLSDDARRQSILDTVAEARRAIEERPEFMVQVMAIDGASTETAEDIREILPLDFPASSFDLDLEHIRHTVTELDPVKEASVRIRPGGILHIEVTPRIPVAVWRQSDGLTLIDETGAHVAGIARRDLRPDLPLVAGEGADKAVTEALSLIEAASPLGNRLRGVVRVGLRRWDLVLDRDQRVLLPEYGAVRALERVIALENAQDVLSRDVARVDMRLAQRPTLKMNEAATQELWRIRQIEMDRQ, encoded by the coding sequence ATGCAATCGCTGATCCGTCGCAACAAAACACCCAAGGCCGATCCCGCGCCTTCGCGTTGGGCATGGCGTTTGCAACGTCTGATGCTGACGCCGGGCTTTCGCTTTGGCCTGCGCTTTGGCGTGCCGTTTACCCTCGCAGTCGCTGCGGGCGCGATCTATCTGTCGGACGACGCGCGGCGCCAGTCGATTCTGGATACTGTGGCCGAAGCCCGCCGCGCGATTGAAGAGCGCCCCGAGTTCATGGTGCAGGTTATGGCCATCGACGGCGCCAGCACCGAAACCGCCGAAGACATCCGCGAAATTTTGCCGCTGGATTTCCCCGCGTCCTCATTCGATCTGGATCTGGAACACATCCGCCACACCGTTACGGAGTTGGATCCGGTCAAGGAAGCCAGCGTACGCATCCGTCCGGGTGGTATCCTGCACATCGAAGTGACGCCGCGCATTCCGGTTGCTGTCTGGCGCCAGTCCGACGGGCTGACCCTGATTGACGAAACCGGCGCCCATGTTGCGGGCATTGCCCGCCGCGACCTGCGCCCCGATCTGCCGCTGGTGGCCGGTGAGGGTGCCGACAAGGCCGTGACCGAAGCGCTGAGCCTGATTGAGGCCGCAAGCCCGTTGGGCAACCGTCTGCGCGGTGTCGTGCGCGTGGGTCTGCGCCGTTGGGATCTGGTTCTGGACCGCGACCAACGGGTGCTTTTGCCGGAATACGGTGCCGTACGGGCGCTGGAGCGGGTGATCGCATTGGAAAACGCCCAAGACGTGTTGTCGCGCGATGTCGCACGGGTGGACATGCGTCTTGCGCAGCGTCCCACATTAAAAATGAACGAAGCCGCAACACAAGAATTGTGGCGTATCCGGCAAATCGAGATGGACAGGCAGTGA
- a CDS encoding DUF2484 family protein — MTLLWLSVAWVFVAAAVAMLPMHRQYVPGIALLIAAPVLIVTIGLQVAWWAGLLAFAAFVSMFRNPLRYFYARLRGQRTELPEE; from the coding sequence GTGACACTGCTGTGGCTCAGTGTGGCGTGGGTTTTTGTCGCCGCTGCTGTTGCCATGTTGCCGATGCACCGCCAATACGTTCCCGGCATTGCACTGCTAATCGCGGCACCGGTTCTGATTGTAACGATCGGACTTCAGGTGGCGTGGTGGGCGGGCCTGCTGGCATTTGCTGCCTTTGTTTCGATGTTTCGCAATCCGCTGCGTTATTTCTATGCACGCCTGAGGGGGCAACGAACGGAGCTTCCTGAAGAATGA
- the ftsA gene encoding cell division protein FtsA, whose amino-acid sequence MNDLYDSQRSMRNMRKMAMQRGVVAILDVGSSKIACLVLRFDGSAKLDEGGEIGSLAGQSGFRVIGAATTRSRGVRFGEICAMGETERAIRTALQAAQKMAGIRVDHVIACFAGAEPRSYGLDAQLEMDGDLVSEQDVARVLARCDVPDYGDDREVLHAQPVNFALDHRSGLSDPRGQLGNTLSVDMHMLTVDAAAVQHLAHCIKRCDLELAGVASSAYVSGISALVEDEQELGAACIDLGGGTTGVSIFIKKHMIYADAVRMGGDHVTSDISMGLQVPMANAERIKTFYGGVHATGMDDREMIEIGGDTGDYEHDRRTASRAELIGIMRPRVEEILEEVRARLDAAGFDHLPSQQIVLTGGGSQIPGLDGLASKILGQQVRLGRPLRVHGLPQAATGPGFASAVGLALFAAHPQDEWWDFDIPADRYPARSLRRAVRWFRDNW is encoded by the coding sequence ATGAATGACCTCTATGACAGCCAGCGCAGCATGCGCAACATGCGCAAAATGGCGATGCAACGCGGCGTGGTGGCCATTCTGGACGTGGGATCGTCCAAGATCGCCTGCCTTGTTCTGCGCTTTGACGGTTCGGCCAAGCTGGACGAAGGCGGCGAGATTGGATCGCTTGCGGGTCAATCGGGGTTCCGTGTCATCGGTGCCGCGACGACACGGTCGCGCGGGGTCCGCTTTGGCGAGATCTGCGCGATGGGCGAGACCGAGCGCGCCATTCGCACCGCCCTGCAAGCCGCGCAAAAGATGGCCGGTATCCGCGTTGACCACGTGATTGCCTGCTTTGCCGGAGCCGAGCCGCGCAGCTATGGGCTGGACGCGCAACTGGAAATGGACGGCGATCTGGTCAGTGAACAGGATGTGGCCCGCGTGCTGGCGCGTTGCGATGTGCCGGATTATGGCGACGACCGCGAAGTGCTGCACGCGCAGCCGGTGAACTTTGCGCTGGACCACCGCTCGGGCCTGTCGGACCCGCGCGGCCAGTTGGGCAATACGCTGTCGGTGGACATGCACATGCTGACGGTCGATGCCGCAGCGGTGCAGCATTTGGCACATTGCATCAAACGTTGCGATCTGGAGCTGGCGGGCGTTGCCTCGTCGGCCTATGTCTCTGGCATTTCGGCGCTGGTCGAGGATGAACAGGAACTGGGTGCTGCCTGTATCGATCTGGGCGGCGGCACCACGGGCGTGTCGATCTTTATCAAGAAACACATGATCTATGCCGATGCCGTGCGTATGGGCGGCGATCACGTTACATCGGATATTTCGATGGGGCTGCAAGTGCCGATGGCCAATGCAGAGCGGATCAAGACGTTTTATGGCGGGGTACATGCCACCGGCATGGACGACCGCGAGATGATCGAGATCGGCGGTGACACCGGTGATTACGAACACGACCGCCGCACCGCCAGCCGTGCCGAACTGATCGGCATCATGCGGCCACGGGTCGAGGAAATTCTGGAAGAGGTGCGCGCGCGTCTGGACGCGGCGGGTTTTGACCACCTGCCAAGCCAGCAGATCGTGCTGACCGGTGGCGGCAGCCAGATCCCCGGCCTTGACGGGCTGGCCTCGAAAATTCTGGGCCAGCAGGTGCGTCTGGGCCGTCCGTTGCGCGTACACGGGCTGCCGCAGGCCGCGACTGGCCCGGGCTTTGCTTCGGCTGTGGGGCTGGCGCTGTTTGCCGCCCACCCGCAGGACGAATGGTGGGATTTTGATATTCCCGCAGACCGCTATCCCGCCCGTTCGCTGCGCCGAGCAGTGCGTTGGTTCCGCGACAACTGGTAG
- the murG gene encoding undecaprenyldiphospho-muramoylpentapeptide beta-N-acetylglucosaminyltransferase — protein sequence MKQPLLMIAAGGTGGHMFPAQALAEEMLRRGWRVKLSTDARGARYTGGFPHSTQIEQISSATFARGGLLAKAVVPFRIAGGIVAAVVRMLRDKPDVVVGFGGYPSIPAMAAATALRIPRMIHEQNGVLGRVNQIFAKRVLAVACGTWPTELPDGIEGYYVGNPVRRAVLERAEAGYIVPGDYPMELLVIGGSQGARILSDVVPPAIAQLPMEMVRNIRVSHQAREEDQERVSEYYAEAGINADVQPFFDDVPRRMTEAQLVISRSGASSVADIGVIGRPSILIPYAAATGDHQTANARGLVDAGAAILIPEDALTPAALAEQIYAVLDNPNGALQMASAAHGHAKPAAALELAVMVETLAGKETEQ from the coding sequence ATGAAACAGCCGCTGTTGATGATCGCGGCGGGCGGCACGGGCGGGCACATGTTCCCCGCGCAGGCGTTGGCCGAAGAAATGTTGCGCCGGGGCTGGCGGGTCAAACTGTCGACTGACGCGCGCGGTGCGCGTTACACGGGCGGGTTTCCCCATTCCACCCAGATCGAACAGATCAGCAGCGCCACCTTTGCGCGCGGTGGTCTGCTGGCCAAAGCGGTGGTGCCGTTCCGCATTGCGGGCGGGATTGTGGCTGCCGTGGTCAGGATGCTGCGCGACAAGCCGGACGTTGTTGTCGGCTTTGGCGGTTATCCGTCGATCCCTGCGATGGCAGCGGCGACGGCCCTGCGCATTCCGCGCATGATCCATGAACAAAACGGCGTACTGGGCCGTGTGAACCAGATCTTTGCCAAACGTGTTCTTGCAGTGGCCTGTGGCACATGGCCCACCGAACTGCCCGATGGCATCGAAGGATATTACGTGGGCAACCCCGTGCGCCGCGCCGTGTTGGAGCGGGCCGAGGCGGGCTATATTGTGCCCGGCGACTATCCGATGGAACTGCTGGTGATCGGTGGCAGTCAGGGTGCGCGCATCCTGAGTGATGTGGTGCCGCCCGCAATTGCGCAATTGCCTATGGAGATGGTGCGCAACATCCGCGTCAGCCATCAGGCCCGCGAAGAAGACCAAGAGCGCGTTTCCGAATATTACGCTGAAGCGGGGATCAACGCCGATGTGCAGCCCTTTTTTGACGATGTGCCGCGCCGCATGACCGAGGCGCAATTGGTCATCTCGCGCTCTGGCGCGTCGTCTGTGGCTGACATCGGTGTGATTGGCCGCCCGTCGATCCTGATCCCCTATGCGGCCGCCACCGGCGATCACCAAACCGCCAATGCGCGCGGGCTGGTGGATGCGGGGGCTGCGATCCTGATCCCCGAAGATGCGCTGACCCCTGCCGCTTTGGCTGAACAAATCTATGCGGTTCTGGACAATCCGAACGGGGCATTGCAAATGGCCTCCGCCGCGCATGGCCATGCCAAACCGGCAGCGGCACTGGAACTGGCCGTGATGGTCGAAACGCTTGCTGGGAAAGAGACAGAACAATGA
- the ftsZ gene encoding cell division protein FtsZ, with the protein MTLNLSLPGQDELKPRITVFGVGGAGGNAVNNMIEKELDGVDFVVANTDAQALQQSAAANRVQLGIKVTEGLGAGARASVGAAAAEESIEQIVDHLAGAHMCFITAGMGGGTGTGAAPIIAQAARELGVLTVGVVTKPFQFEGAKRMRQAEDGVEALQKVVDTLIIIPNQNLFRLANEKTTFTEAFSMADDVLYQGVKGVTDLMVRPGLINLDFADVRAVMDEMGKAMMGTGEAEGEDRAIQAAEKAIANPLLDEISLRGAKGVLINITGGHDLTLFELDEAANRIREEVDPEANIIVGSTLDTDMGGMMRVSVVATGIDAVEVNTEMPVPRRKMSAPLKPQVTQEEAPAVAAAPAPVEDVYEEEHVAAHTSYQEPTLFEDMNAEQAAAEDMAEDIFAEDDSDELPPPAYQPQVAAFEPHQHDTLNAEPETFVAPRAPAPGTPSPEALARLRAAAQRAAPAATPRQAPAATAQPERPRFGINTLINRMTGHGEGQQAERPAQQQPARQQPPVQSGRSASPAPQPVEAHDPDQERIEIPAFLRRQAN; encoded by the coding sequence ATGACATTGAACCTCTCATTGCCGGGGCAGGACGAACTGAAACCACGGATCACCGTGTTCGGGGTCGGTGGTGCCGGTGGTAATGCTGTCAATAACATGATCGAGAAAGAGTTGGACGGCGTCGATTTCGTTGTGGCCAACACCGACGCACAAGCGTTGCAGCAGTCTGCCGCAGCAAACCGCGTCCAGCTGGGCATCAAGGTGACCGAAGGATTGGGCGCCGGTGCGCGTGCATCTGTCGGCGCTGCGGCTGCCGAGGAAAGCATTGAACAGATCGTTGATCACCTTGCGGGGGCACACATGTGCTTTATCACCGCAGGTATGGGTGGCGGCACCGGCACCGGTGCAGCCCCGATTATTGCACAGGCCGCCCGCGAACTGGGTGTTCTGACCGTTGGCGTTGTGACCAAGCCCTTTCAGTTTGAAGGGGCCAAGCGGATGCGTCAGGCCGAAGACGGCGTCGAGGCGCTGCAAAAGGTTGTCGATACGCTGATCATCATTCCCAACCAGAACCTGTTCCGGTTGGCGAACGAGAAAACCACATTCACCGAAGCGTTCTCGATGGCAGATGATGTTCTGTATCAAGGCGTTAAGGGCGTGACCGACCTTATGGTCCGTCCGGGCCTGATCAACCTCGACTTTGCCGATGTGCGTGCCGTGATGGACGAAATGGGCAAGGCGATGATGGGCACAGGCGAGGCCGAAGGCGAAGATCGCGCCATCCAGGCGGCGGAAAAGGCAATTGCCAACCCGCTGCTGGACGAAATCAGCCTGCGCGGCGCCAAGGGTGTTCTGATCAACATCACCGGCGGCCACGACCTGACCCTGTTCGAACTGGACGAAGCGGCCAACCGCATCCGCGAGGAAGTGGACCCCGAGGCGAATATTATCGTCGGCTCGACGCTGGACACCGATATGGGTGGCATGATGCGTGTCAGCGTTGTTGCCACAGGCATCGATGCCGTCGAAGTGAACACCGAAATGCCGGTGCCACGTCGCAAGATGTCGGCCCCGCTGAAGCCGCAGGTCACGCAGGAAGAAGCGCCCGCAGTGGCTGCAGCACCCGCGCCGGTCGAAGACGTTTATGAAGAAGAGCATGTTGCGGCTCATACGTCCTATCAAGAGCCGACATTGTTCGAAGACATGAACGCCGAGCAGGCTGCTGCCGAAGACATGGCCGAGGATATCTTTGCCGAAGACGACAGTGACGAACTGCCGCCGCCCGCCTATCAGCCGCAAGTGGCCGCATTCGAGCCGCATCAACACGACACGCTGAACGCCGAGCCCGAAACATTCGTCGCACCGCGCGCGCCGGCCCCCGGCACGCCGTCGCCCGAAGCACTGGCGCGTTTGCGCGCTGCGGCACAACGGGCTGCCCCTGCGGCGACCCCGCGTCAGGCCCCTGCGGCAACAGCCCAGCCTGAGCGTCCGCGCTTTGGCATCAATACGCTGATCAACCGCATGACCGGTCACGGCGAAGGCCAGCAAGCCGAACGTCCTGCGCAACAGCAGCCTGCGCGCCAGCAACCGCCCGTGCAATCGGGCCGCTCGGCCAGCCCCGCACCGCAACCGGTCGAGGCACATGATCCTGATCAGGAACGCATCGAGATCCCTGCTTTCCTGCGTCGCCAAGCCAATTGA
- the murB gene encoding UDP-N-acetylmuramate dehydrogenase: MTDLPPVRGKLTPNRDLSDLTWLRVGGPADWLFQPADVDDLAQFLAALPADVAVFPMGVGSNLIVRDGGLRAVVIRLGRGFNGIAVEGDTVTAGAAALDAHVARKAADAGVDLTFLRTIPGSIGGAVRMNAGCYGSYTADAFQSARAVLRSGEVVTLTPDQMNFGYRQSDLPEGSVLVSATLRAPLDDPAALHSRMAAQLQKRDETQPTKDRSAGSTFRNPAGFSSTGQADDVHDLKAWKVIDDAGLRGATLGGAQMSPKHSNFMINTGNATAADLENLGEKVRKEVYATSGITLEWEIMRIGEQRPDLPVKLMTKRPK, encoded by the coding sequence ATGACCGATCTTCCGCCCGTTCGTGGCAAACTGACACCCAACCGCGACCTGAGCGATCTGACGTGGCTGCGCGTGGGCGGGCCTGCCGACTGGCTGTTCCAGCCTGCGGACGTGGATGATCTGGCGCAGTTTCTGGCAGCCTTGCCTGCGGATGTGGCGGTGTTCCCGATGGGTGTGGGCAGCAATCTGATTGTGCGCGATGGCGGGTTGCGGGCGGTGGTGATCCGGCTGGGGCGCGGATTTAACGGCATTGCGGTCGAGGGCGATACCGTCACGGCGGGGGCCGCGGCGCTGGATGCGCATGTGGCGCGCAAGGCGGCGGATGCGGGTGTTGACCTGACGTTTTTGCGCACCATTCCGGGCAGTATCGGCGGGGCGGTGCGGATGAACGCGGGCTGCTACGGCAGCTATACGGCAGATGCGTTCCAATCGGCGCGCGCGGTTCTGCGCTCGGGCGAGGTGGTGACGCTGACGCCAGACCAGATGAATTTCGGCTATCGTCAAAGCGATTTGCCCGAGGGCTCGGTGCTGGTCAGTGCGACGTTGCGCGCGCCATTGGACGATCCGGCAGCCTTGCACTCCCGCATGGCCGCGCAGTTGCAAAAGCGGGACGAGACCCAGCCCACCAAAGACCGCAGCGCCGGATCGACCTTTCGCAACCCCGCGGGGTTTTCATCGACGGGGCAGGCGGATGACGTCCATGACCTGAAGGCGTGGAAGGTCATTGACGACGCAGGTCTGCGTGGCGCCACATTGGGCGGCGCGCAAATGAGCCCCAAGCACTCCAATTTCATGATCAACACCGGCAATGCCACTGCCGCCGACCTTGAAAACCTTGGTGAAAAGGTGCGAAAAGAGGTTTACGCAACCAGCGGTATCACGCTAGAGTGGGAAATTATGCGCATCGGCGAACAGCGACCGGATTTGCCAGTTAAGTTGATGACGAAAAGACCAAAATAA
- a CDS encoding D-alanine--D-alanine ligase has product MGQSSRTPPKVAVLLGGPSAEREVSLSSGHACAAALRDEGFDVVEVDAGPDLVARLQDIKPDAVLNCLHGRWGEDGCVQGLLEWIGVPYSHSGVLASALAMDKQRSKEVFRAAGLPVVESVICAKADVMAGHVMSPPYVVKPNNEGSSVGVYLVGLDNNGPPQLEDTMPAEVMVETFAPGRELTTSVMGDRALTVTDIITTGWYDYDAKYKPGGSTHVVPADVPQEIFDLCMEYAVRAHQALGCRGISRTDFRWDEARGAAGLILLETNTQPGMTPTSLSPEQAEKTGMSFGKLCRWMVEDASCNR; this is encoded by the coding sequence GTGGGTCAGTCGAGCAGGACACCCCCGAAAGTGGCGGTACTATTGGGCGGACCCTCGGCTGAACGCGAGGTCTCGCTCTCAAGTGGACACGCTTGCGCCGCCGCATTGCGGGATGAAGGATTTGACGTGGTCGAGGTCGATGCAGGCCCCGATCTTGTTGCACGTTTACAAGACATCAAACCCGATGCCGTTCTCAACTGCCTGCACGGGCGCTGGGGCGAAGACGGTTGTGTGCAAGGGCTGCTGGAATGGATCGGCGTGCCCTATTCACATTCCGGCGTGCTGGCTTCGGCCCTTGCGATGGACAAGCAGCGCAGCAAGGAAGTGTTCCGCGCCGCCGGTTTGCCCGTCGTCGAAAGCGTGATCTGTGCCAAGGCCGATGTGATGGCAGGCCACGTCATGTCGCCGCCCTATGTGGTCAAACCCAACAACGAAGGGTCGTCCGTCGGCGTCTATCTGGTGGGGCTGGACAACAACGGCCCGCCGCAACTGGAAGACACAATGCCCGCCGAGGTGATGGTTGAAACCTTTGCGCCCGGACGCGAGCTGACAACCAGTGTAATGGGCGACCGCGCTCTGACTGTCACCGACATCATCACAACCGGCTGGTACGACTATGACGCCAAATACAAGCCGGGCGGATCGACGCATGTGGTGCCTGCCGATGTACCGCAAGAGATTTTCGATCTGTGTATGGAATACGCCGTGCGCGCCCATCAGGCGTTGGGGTGCCGTGGCATCAGCCGCACCGATTTCCGTTGGGACGAAGCACGCGGTGCCGCCGGATTGATCCTGTTGGAAACCAACACCCAGCCGGGTATGACGCCCACGTCGCTGTCGCCCGAACAGGCAGAAAAAACCGGCATGTCCTTTGGCAAACTTTGCCGCTGGATGGTGGAGGACGCGTCATGCAATCGCTGA
- a CDS encoding peroxiredoxin-like family protein: protein MIALDAGTPFPQIQLQTVGGGARTLGKPHNGHEWQVVVVYRGLHCPICKRYLSQLQEMASAFYDQGVEIIAVSADPLDKAQTMVQDQALELPLAYDLSPDQMAQLGLYISNPRSAQETDRPFAEPGTFVVNADGNLQIVDVSNAPFARPDLDALLRGITFVREKNYPVRGTRARG, encoded by the coding sequence ATGATCGCACTTGATGCCGGTACACCATTCCCCCAGATCCAGTTGCAAACCGTCGGGGGTGGCGCCCGCACGCTGGGCAAGCCGCACAACGGCCACGAATGGCAGGTGGTGGTGGTCTATCGCGGCCTGCACTGTCCGATCTGCAAACGCTATCTGTCGCAGTTGCAAGAGATGGCTTCGGCCTTCTACGATCAGGGTGTGGAAATCATCGCCGTCTCGGCGGACCCGCTGGATAAGGCGCAGACTATGGTGCAGGATCAGGCACTTGAGCTGCCCTTGGCCTATGATCTTAGCCCCGACCAGATGGCGCAACTGGGCTTGTATATCTCGAACCCGCGCAGCGCGCAGGAGACCGACCGCCCCTTTGCCGAACCGGGCACATTCGTGGTGAATGCGGACGGAAATCTGCAAATCGTTGATGTGTCGAATGCCCCTTTTGCGCGCCCCGATCTTGACGCGTTGCTGCGCGGTATCACCTTTGTGCGCGAAAAGAATTATCCCGTTCGCGGCACCCGCGCGCGCGGGTGA
- the murC gene encoding UDP-N-acetylmuramate--L-alanine ligase has translation MNAATKLPGDVGPIHFVGIGGIGMSGIAEVLLNHGYVVQGSDLKTSKITDRLEELGAHIFVGQRAENIEGAQVVVISSAIKPGNAELDAARARGLPVVRRAEMLAELMRLKSNIAIAGTHGKTTTTTMVAALLDEGKFDPTVVNGGVIHAYGSNARKGEGEWMVVEADESDGTFNRLPATIAIVTNIDPEHMEHWGTEENLHKGFLDFVSNIPFYGLAVCCTDDPDVQSLVGKLTDRRVTTYGFNAQADVRAVNLTYKNGVAHFDVVLRAEDTIIEGCTLPMPGDHNVSNALSAIAVARHLGMKNAEIRKALANFGGVNRRFTRVGEVNGVTIIDDYGHHPVEIAAVLRAARQATEGRVIAIHQPHRYSRLSHHFDEFCTCFNDADVVGIAEVYAAGEQPIAGASRDDLVAGLVRSGHRHAFAVLDEDDLERLVRAHAGPGDMVVCLGAGTISTWANALPKRLQKDAA, from the coding sequence ATGAACGCAGCCACTAAACTGCCCGGCGACGTCGGCCCAATCCATTTTGTCGGCATCGGCGGCATTGGCATGTCGGGCATCGCCGAAGTGCTGTTGAACCACGGCTATGTGGTGCAGGGCTCGGATTTGAAGACATCCAAGATCACCGACCGTCTGGAAGAGCTGGGCGCGCATATCTTTGTGGGCCAGCGCGCCGAAAACATCGAGGGCGCGCAGGTGGTCGTCATCTCGTCCGCGATCAAACCGGGCAATGCCGAGCTGGACGCTGCGCGCGCGCGCGGTCTGCCTGTGGTGCGTCGCGCCGAGATGCTGGCCGAACTGATGCGGTTGAAATCGAACATTGCCATCGCGGGCACGCATGGCAAGACGACGACAACAACGATGGTGGCCGCCCTGCTGGACGAGGGCAAGTTTGATCCGACAGTTGTGAACGGCGGCGTCATCCACGCCTATGGCAGCAACGCCCGCAAAGGAGAGGGCGAATGGATGGTCGTCGAGGCGGACGAGAGCGACGGTACGTTCAACCGGCTGCCCGCAACCATCGCCATCGTCACCAACATCGACCCCGAGCATATGGAACATTGGGGCACCGAAGAGAACCTGCACAAAGGGTTTCTTGATTTTGTGTCCAACATTCCGTTTTACGGGCTGGCCGTGTGCTGCACCGATGATCCAGACGTGCAAAGCCTTGTGGGCAAGCTGACCGACCGGCGTGTGACCACATACGGGTTCAACGCGCAGGCCGACGTGCGTGCGGTCAACCTGACCTATAAGAACGGCGTGGCCCATTTCGACGTGGTCCTGCGTGCCGAAGATACCATTATCGAAGGCTGCACCCTGCCGATGCCCGGCGATCACAACGTGTCGAACGCGCTGTCGGCCATTGCCGTGGCGCGCCATCTGGGCATGAAGAACGCCGAAATCCGCAAGGCGCTGGCCAATTTTGGCGGCGTTAACCGCCGCTTTACCCGCGTGGGCGAAGTGAACGGTGTGACCATCATTGACGACTATGGTCACCATCCGGTCGAGATTGCCGCCGTGCTGCGTGCCGCCCGTCAGGCCACTGAAGGCCGCGTAATCGCCATCCACCAGCCGCACCGCTATTCCCGGCTGTCGCATCACTTTGACGAATTCTGCACCTGTTTCAACGACGCCGATGTGGTCGGCATCGCCGAGGTTTACGCCGCCGGTGAACAGCCCATTGCGGGGGCGTCGCGTGATGATCTGGTTGCGGGGCTGGTTCGCAGCGGGCATCGCCATGCCTTTGCCGTGCTAGACGAGGATGATCTGGAACGTCTGGTGCGCGCGCACGCAGGGCCGGGTGATATGGTTGTCTGCCTTGGGGCAGGGACGATCAGCACATGGGCCAATGCCTTGCCGAAACGGCTGCAAAAGGATGCGGCGTGA
- the ftsW gene encoding putative lipid II flippase FtsW gives MTEMVYGAAPVRDGEPILPKWWRTIDMWSMSCILILFTIGLLLGLAASPPLAAKNGFQAFHYVQRQAFFGCFALIAMMLTSMMTPVMVRRLAVLGFLVTFVALLFLPFFGTDFGKGATRWYSLGFASLQPSEFLKPGFVVVAAWMLAAGQELNGPPGRMWSFILCIMIVFMLALQPDFGQACLVLFGWGVMYFVAGAPMLLLVGMAGLVVLAGTLAYSSSEHFARRIDGFLSPDVDPTTQLGYATNAIREGGLFGVGVGEGEVKWSLPDAHTDFIIAVAAEEYGLILVLVIIALYTVVVVRSLFRLVRERDPFIRLAGTGLACTFGVQAMINMGVAVRLLPAKGMTLPFVSYGGSSVIASGIALGMLLAFTRTRPQGEISDLLGRSRSR, from the coding sequence ATGACAGAAATGGTGTATGGTGCAGCACCGGTACGCGATGGCGAACCGATTTTACCGAAATGGTGGCGGACCATCGACATGTGGTCGATGTCGTGCATTCTGATCCTGTTCACGATCGGCCTGCTGCTGGGGCTGGCCGCATCGCCGCCGCTGGCCGCCAAAAACGGGTTCCAAGCGTTTCACTATGTACAGCGACAGGCCTTTTTCGGCTGCTTTGCGCTGATTGCGATGATGCTGACGTCGATGATGACGCCGGTGATGGTGCGCCGACTGGCGGTTCTGGGCTTTCTGGTGACCTTTGTGGCGCTGCTGTTCCTGCCGTTCTTCGGCACCGATTTTGGCAAGGGGGCGACGCGGTGGTATTCGCTGGGCTTTGCAAGCCTGCAACCTTCTGAATTCCTCAAGCCGGGGTTTGTGGTTGTGGCCGCATGGATGCTGGCCGCAGGGCAAGAATTGAACGGGCCTCCGGGGCGGATGTGGTCGTTTATCCTGTGTATCATGATCGTTTTTATGCTGGCGTTGCAGCCCGACTTTGGTCAGGCCTGTCTGGTGCTGTTCGGCTGGGGTGTGATGTATTTTGTCGCCGGTGCGCCGATGTTGTTGCTGGTGGGCATGGCGGGGCTGGTCGTGTTGGCGGGCACGCTCGCCTACTCCAGCTCGGAACATTTCGCGCGGCGGATCGACGGCTTTCTAAGCCCTGATGTCGACCCGACCACGCAGTTGGGATATGCTACCAACGCGATCCGCGAGGGCGGTTTGTTTGGCGTTGGCGTGGGCGAGGGCGAAGTGAAATGGTCGCTGCCCGATGCGCACACCGATTTTATCATTGCCGTGGCCGCAGAAGAATACGGGCTGATCCTCGTGCTGGTGATCATCGCGCTTTACACGGTTGTCGTGGTGCGCTCGCTTTTCCGTCTGGTGCGTGAACGTGACCCGTTTATCCGTCTGGCAGGCACGGGGCTGGCCTGTACCTTTGGTGTGCAGGCGATGATCAACATGGGTGTGGCCGTGCGGTTGCTGCCGGCCAAGGGCATGACATTGCCGTTTGTCAGCTATGGTGGTTCGTCCGTGATTGCATCAGGTATTGCACTGGGGATGTTGCTGGCGTTTACCCGCACCCGCCCCCAAGGCGAGATCAGTGATTTGCTGGGCCGGAGCCGCAGCCGATGA
- a CDS encoding DUF2484 family protein: MTLSLIFACLWALAANLIAMTPSRDYHWRVAYVLIAFGIPILGYVTAQHGPWIGLLVMVAGMSILRWPVIYLGRWVRSRTLEK; the protein is encoded by the coding sequence ATGACACTTTCCCTGATATTTGCCTGCCTTTGGGCATTGGCCGCAAACCTGATCGCCATGACCCCCAGCCGCGACTACCACTGGCGCGTGGCCTATGTGCTGATCGCCTTTGGCATCCCGATCCTTGGCTATGTCACCGCACAACACGGACCCTGGATCGGCCTGCTGGTGATGGTTGCGGGCATGTCGATCCTGCGCTGGCCGGTGATCTATCTGGGCCGCTGGGTGCGCAGCCGGACGCTGGAGAAATGA